From one Brachypodium distachyon strain Bd21 chromosome 4, Brachypodium_distachyon_v3.0, whole genome shotgun sequence genomic stretch:
- the LOC100844826 gene encoding GTP-binding protein BRASSINAZOLE INSENSITIVE PALE GREEN 2, chloroplastic isoform X2, with amino-acid sequence MAKPLLLPAPASTPAAARLPPVRFLLHTTPPLRLRLHPFLSPPPLALPQSLNLSAAVSTTKRARPPTNPGQVISEGRDVDARRAVCPGCGVFMQDDDPDLPGFFTSPSSPRRSPQDEMGEEEEEAGSPDAFLEEDDEGLLEGGDLPSESDLAAELHGLGTGFGDFVEEEGSDGESGSPPAMAGIDWDSDWDEEMEDEEDKWSRELDGFTPPGVGYGNITEETLERMKKEKLSKSERKQRAREAKRAEAEEDSAVVCARCHSLRNYGHVKNDKADNLIPDFDFDRFISSRLMKRSAGTPVIVMVVDCADFDGSFPKRAAKSLFKALEGRGTSKLSETPRLVLVGTKVDLLPWEQMGVRLEKWVRGRAKAFGAPKLDAVFLISVHKDLSVRNLISYVKELAGPRSNVWVIGAQNAGKSTLINAFAKKQGVKITRLTEAAVPGTTLGILRMTGVLPAKAKMYDTPGLLHPYIISMRLNSEERKMVEIRKELRPRTFRVKLQTVAGRTIRPHRRPDTLGCTRSFCSDYLCNCLGILQYFAPSRKD; translated from the exons ATGGCTAAACCCCTGCTGCTCCCAGCTCCGGCCTCCACCCCCGCGGCAGCTCGCCTCCCCCCCGTCCGCTTCCTTCTCCACACAACCCCACCTCTCCGCCTCCGTCTCCACCCTTTCCTCTCCCCGCCACCACTCGCGCTTCCTCAAAGCCTCAACCTTTCCGCCGCCGTATCCACCACCAAGCGCGCTAGGCCGCCGACGAACCCTGGGCAGGTCATCAGCGAGGGGAGGGATGTCGacgcccgccgcgccgtctGCCCTGGGTGCGGCGTGTTCATGCAGGACGACGACCCCGACCTCCCCGGCTTCTTCACCAGCCCATCCTCTCCCCGCCGCTCCCCGCAGGACGAaatgggagaagaagaagaagaagccggtTCTCCGGATGCGTTCCttgaggaggacgacgaggggTTGTTGGAGGGTGGCGATTTGCCGTCAGAGTCTGACCTCGCCGCCGAATTGCACGGCCTGGGCACCGGTTTCGGCGATTttgtcgaggaagagggcAGCGATGGAGAGAGtgggtcgccgccggcgatggcTGGAATTGACTGGGACTCGGATTGGGATGAGGAgatggaggacgaggaggacaaGTGGAGCAGAGAATTAGATGGCTTCACGCCGCCGGGAGTCGGGTACGGGAACATCACTGAGGAGACCCTTGAGAGgatgaagaaggagaagctgTCCAAGTCGGAGAGGAAGCAGCGTGCCAGGGAGGCCAAGAGggccgaggccgaggaggactCCGCCGTGGTCTGCGCCCGGTGCCACTCGCTGAGGAACTACGGCCATGTCAAGAATGACAAGGCTGATAACTTGATTCCGGACTTCGATTTCGACCGCTTCATATCGTCTCGCCTGATGAAGCGGTCCGCAGGCACGCCGGTTATCGTCATGGTAGTGGATTGCGCCGATTTCGATGGGTCATTCCCGAAGAGGGCAGCCAAGTCATTGTTCAAGGCACTTGAGGGAAGGGGGACTTCTAAATTGAGTGAAACGCCGAGGCTTGTTCTTGTTGGCACGAAGGTGGACCTGCTGCCCTGGGAGCAGATGGGAGTGAGGCTCGAGAAGTGGGTGCGAGGCCGAGCGAAGGCTTTTGGAGCGCCAAAGCTGGATGCCGTTTTCTTGATTAGTGTTCATAAGGATTTATCTGTGAGGAACTTGATCTCTTACGTCAAAGAATTAGCGGGGCCGCGCAGCAATGTCTGGGTGATTGGTGCACAGAACGCTGGCAAATCTACGCTGATCAATGCATTTGCAAAGAAGCAAGGTGTTAAGATCACAAGATTGACAGAAGCCGCCGTCCCGGGAACCACATTAGGCATATTAAGGATGACAGGTGTTTTGCCTGCAAAGGCTAAGATGTATGATACTCCTGGATTGCTGCATCCATATATAATTTCAATGAGGTTAAACAGCGAGGAACGGAAAATGGTTGAAATTAGGAAGGAGCTTCGGCCGCGGACTTTCAGGGTGAAG TTGCAAACTGTCGCAGGCAGGACAATCCGTCCACATCG